A stretch of Fusobacterium periodonticum ATCC 33693 DNA encodes these proteins:
- a CDS encoding TetR/AcrR family transcriptional regulator has translation MARKCAYTKEMILEAAIKLFKKEGSDAITAKNIAKELNCSVAPIYSVYMTLDDLKKDLAFEIEKNILEEDQIHPLLSKMLAKLEINENDEEFSEKLKEFKLNIHNKENQINIFSQFSDFISLIYKSRRTKFSKIKILELIAKHKKYITEFRNSKTN, from the coding sequence ATGGCTAGAAAATGTGCTTATACGAAGGAAATGATACTAGAAGCTGCTATAAAACTCTTTAAGAAAGAAGGTTCTGATGCTATTACAGCTAAGAATATTGCAAAAGAACTCAATTGTTCTGTTGCACCAATATATTCTGTTTATATGACTTTGGATGATTTAAAAAAAGATTTAGCTTTTGAAATTGAGAAAAATATACTTGAGGAAGATCAAATTCATCCTTTGTTATCTAAAATGCTTGCAAAATTAGAAATAAATGAGAATGATGAAGAATTTTCTGAAAAATTAAAAGAATTTAAACTAAACATACACAATAAAGAAAATCAAATTAATATTTTTTCTCAGTTTTCAGATTTTATTTCTTTAATCTATAAATCAAGAAGGACAAAATTTTCAAAAATAAAAATTCTTGAACTTATTGCCAAACACAAAAAATATATAACAGAATTTAGAAATAGCAAAACTAATTAA
- a CDS encoding flavodoxin family protein, with protein sequence MKTLIIYSSETGNTKMVCEKAFEYINGEKVIIPVKEKDSVNLDDFDNIIVGTWIDKSNANAEAKKFINTLANKNLFFIGTLAASLTSEHAKKCFNNLVKLCSKKNNFIDGVLARGRVSEDLQEKFTKFPLNIIHKFVPNMKEIILEADAHPNESDFLLIKDFIDKNFNN encoded by the coding sequence ATGAAAACTTTAATAATTTATTCATCAGAAACTGGTAATACAAAAATGGTATGTGAAAAAGCATTTGAATATATAAATGGAGAAAAAGTAATTATCCCTGTTAAGGAAAAAGATAGTGTAAACCTAGATGACTTTGATAATATAATTGTAGGAACTTGGATAGATAAATCTAATGCCAATGCTGAAGCTAAAAAGTTTATTAATACTTTAGCTAATAAAAATTTATTTTTTATTGGAACTTTAGCTGCTTCTTTAACATCTGAACATGCTAAAAAATGTTTTAATAATCTTGTAAAACTTTGTTCTAAAAAGAATAATTTTATTGATGGAGTATTGGCAAGAGGAAGAGTTTCTGAAGATTTACAAGAAAAATTCACTAAATTTCCTTTAAATATTATCCATAAATTTGTTCCTAATATGAAGGAAATTATTTTAGAAGCTGATGCCCATCCTAATGAATCAGACTTTTTGTTAATCAAAGATTTTATAGACAAAAATTTTAACAATTAA
- a CDS encoding amino acid ABC transporter ATP-binding/permease protein: protein MKNRSTFNIVSNLLKLLDSLWKFMTIAVSTGVIGFIFSFCITLFGAYAFLSIIPATKDNLKYVFAGGYSTQTYFYAMIFCGFFRAILHYLEQFANHYIAFHILANIRVKLFQIMRKLAPAKMENKNQGNLISMITSDIELLEVFYAHTISPVLIASITSIFLFLYFFQLNYVYALYMLFAQFVVGIVVPYIAHKRSSKSGIEVRSKLGKLNDEFLDKLKGIREIIQYSQGKKVLKKIDEITSSLGENQKDLRNKASEVQMMVDSAIILLSIAQLLLSISLVSKGLVSIEASILAGILQVGSFAPYINLAALGNILAQTFASGERVLNLIDEKPAVSDSISISNNNIVENDDILIDNISYSYENTDNKILKEFSLKIKKGQLTGIMGLSGCGKSTLLKLIMRFWDVDSGKIILDKKDIKSIPLKNLYQKFNYMTQSTSLFIGNIRDNLLVAKADATDEEIYAALKKASFYDYVMSLPDKLDSIVEEGGKNFSGGERQRIGLARAFLANREFFLLDEPTSNLDILNEAIILKSLADEAKDKTVILVSHRESTLSICNKVFRI from the coding sequence ATGAAAAATAGATCAACTTTTAATATAGTATCTAACTTATTAAAACTTTTAGACTCTCTTTGGAAATTTATGACTATTGCTGTGTCAACAGGTGTAATTGGATTTATATTTTCTTTTTGTATAACACTTTTTGGAGCTTATGCATTCCTAAGTATTATTCCTGCCACAAAAGATAATCTTAAATATGTTTTTGCTGGAGGATATTCAACCCAAACATATTTTTATGCAATGATATTCTGTGGATTTTTTAGAGCTATTTTACATTACTTAGAGCAGTTTGCAAACCATTATATAGCCTTCCATATTTTAGCAAATATAAGAGTTAAATTATTCCAAATTATGAGAAAACTTGCTCCTGCTAAAATGGAAAATAAAAATCAAGGGAATTTAATTTCTATGATAACATCAGATATAGAACTTTTAGAAGTTTTCTATGCTCATACTATATCACCTGTTTTAATTGCATCTATTACAAGTATTTTCTTATTTTTGTATTTTTTCCAATTAAACTATGTATATGCACTATATATGTTGTTTGCTCAATTTGTTGTAGGAATTGTAGTTCCATACATTGCTCATAAAAGATCTTCAAAATCAGGTATAGAAGTTAGAAGTAAATTAGGAAAATTAAATGATGAGTTTTTAGATAAATTAAAAGGAATAAGAGAAATCATTCAGTATTCTCAAGGTAAAAAAGTTTTAAAGAAAATAGATGAAATCACTTCATCTCTTGGAGAAAATCAAAAAGACTTAAGAAATAAGGCTTCTGAAGTTCAAATGATGGTAGACTCAGCAATAATATTACTTTCTATAGCTCAATTACTTTTAAGTATTTCTTTAGTTTCAAAAGGCTTGGTAAGTATAGAAGCTAGTATCTTAGCAGGAATTTTACAAGTAGGAAGTTTTGCACCTTACATAAACTTAGCTGCTCTTGGAAATATACTTGCTCAAACTTTTGCATCTGGGGAAAGAGTTTTAAATCTAATAGATGAAAAACCAGCAGTAAGTGATAGTATTTCTATTTCAAATAATAACATTGTAGAAAATGATGATATCCTTATAGATAATATTTCTTATTCTTATGAAAATACTGATAATAAAATTTTAAAGGAGTTCTCTTTAAAAATAAAAAAAGGACAATTAACTGGAATTATGGGACTAAGTGGTTGTGGAAAATCTACTCTTTTAAAATTAATTATGAGATTTTGGGATGTAGATTCAGGTAAAATTATTTTAGATAAAAAAGATATAAAATCTATTCCTTTGAAAAATTTATATCAAAAATTTAACTATATGACACAATCTACTAGTTTATTTATTGGAAATATTAGAGACAATTTGTTGGTTGCAAAAGCAGATGCGACTGATGAAGAAATCTATGCTGCTTTAAAGAAAGCTTCATTCTATGACTATGTTATGTCTTTACCAGATAAGTTAGATAGTATAGTTGAAGAAGGTGGAAAGAATTTCTCTGGTGGAGAAAGACAAAGAATTGGACTTGCAAGAGCCTTTTTAGCTAATAGAGAATTTTTCCTACTAGATGAGCCAACTTCTAATTTAGATATATTAAATGAAGCTATAATTTTAAAATCATTAGCTGATGAGGCTAAGGATAAAACTGTTATTTTGGTATCACATAGAGAGTCTACACTTTCTATATGTAATAAAGTATTTAGAATTTAA
- a CDS encoding ABC transporter ATP-binding protein/permease yields the protein MIDKRLYNFSGNIKKYISITTFLSCVKLIANIFFYFIFAFLLVSLINRDFSFSYSYIIISILIIVFVRQFSTIKVAHILGSLVVDVKRNLRKLIFEKTLKLGLAYSQLFKTQELIHLSVDNVEQLEVYFGGFLTQFFYCVVSSFILFFSIAYFNLKIAFILLVFSLAIPLSLYIILNKVKKIQKKYFAKYMNVGTLFLDSLQGLTTLKIYGTDEKREQEIAKMSEEFRVETMRVLKMQLLSIAVINWIIYAGTILAIITSIKLFIDGSLGLFPMLFIFMLAPEFFIPMRTLTSLFHVAMTGVSAAENIISFIDSPERSLMGDKEFKNEREFKVSDLSFTYPDGTQSLKDINMTFKKGNLTAIVGHSGCGKSTLVSILAGELKSNENEIFIDDIDIQNIKLEDKIKNILKITHDSHIFSGTVRDNLTMANENLSDETMIEVLKIVKLWDIFLKAKGLDTVLESQGKNLSGGQAQRVALARALLYDASIYIFDEATSNIDIESEEIILNIINSLSKEKTVIYISHRLPAIKNADCIYVMDKGRVVESGKHNDLYSKKELYYNMYKHQEELETYLTKRGETNEK from the coding sequence ATGATCGATAAAAGATTGTATAATTTTTCTGGAAATATAAAGAAATATATATCAATAACAACTTTTTTATCCTGTGTAAAGCTTATTGCCAATATATTTTTTTATTTTATCTTTGCTTTTTTATTAGTAAGTTTAATCAATAGAGATTTTTCATTTTCTTACAGCTATATAATTATTTCAATATTAATTATAGTTTTTGTAAGACAATTCTCAACAATTAAAGTTGCTCATATCTTAGGATCTTTGGTTGTAGATGTAAAAAGAAATCTAAGAAAGCTTATATTTGAAAAAACTTTAAAACTTGGTTTAGCTTACTCACAACTTTTTAAAACACAGGAACTGATACATTTATCAGTTGACAATGTAGAACAACTTGAAGTTTATTTTGGAGGTTTTTTAACTCAATTCTTCTACTGTGTTGTTTCTAGTTTTATCTTGTTTTTCTCAATAGCATATTTTAATTTAAAAATTGCTTTTATTTTACTTGTTTTTTCTTTGGCTATTCCTTTATCACTATATATTATTCTAAATAAAGTAAAAAAAATTCAAAAAAAATATTTTGCAAAATATATGAATGTAGGAACTTTATTCTTAGATAGTTTACAAGGTTTAACTACTCTTAAAATATATGGGACAGATGAAAAAAGAGAACAAGAAATTGCTAAGATGTCAGAAGAATTCAGAGTTGAAACTATGAGAGTTCTTAAAATGCAACTGTTATCTATAGCTGTTATAAACTGGATTATCTATGCAGGTACTATACTTGCAATAATCACTTCTATAAAATTATTTATAGATGGAAGCTTAGGCTTATTCCCAATGTTATTTATTTTTATGTTAGCACCTGAATTTTTTATACCGATGAGAACTTTGACTTCGCTTTTCCATGTTGCTATGACAGGTGTATCAGCAGCAGAAAATATAATTTCATTTATTGATTCTCCTGAAAGAAGTTTAATGGGAGATAAAGAATTTAAAAATGAGAGAGAATTTAAAGTATCTGACTTAAGTTTTACATATCCAGATGGTACTCAATCTTTAAAGGATATAAATATGACTTTTAAAAAGGGAAATCTAACAGCTATTGTAGGACATTCAGGTTGTGGAAAATCTACTCTAGTTTCTATTTTAGCAGGTGAATTAAAATCAAATGAAAATGAAATTTTTATTGATGATATTGATATACAAAATATTAAACTGGAAGATAAAATTAAAAATATCCTAAAAATTACTCATGATTCACATATATTTTCTGGAACAGTTAGAGACAATCTAACTATGGCAAATGAAAATTTAAGTGATGAAACAATGATAGAAGTTCTTAAAATTGTTAAACTATGGGATATTTTCTTGAAAGCTAAGGGACTGGATACTGTTTTAGAAAGTCAAGGAAAGAACTTATCTGGTGGACAAGCTCAAAGAGTGGCTCTTGCAAGAGCATTACTGTATGATGCTTCTATTTATATATTTGATGAAGCAACTTCTAATATAGATATTGAATCAGAAGAAATTATTTTAAATATCATAAATTCTTTATCTAAAGAAAAAACTGTTATCTATATAAGTCATAGACTACCAGCTATTAAAAATGCTGACTGTATCTATGTTATGGATAAGGGAAGAGTTGTTGAAAGTGGAAAACATAATGATTTATATAGTAAAAAAGAACTTTATTATAATATGTATAAACATCAAGAAGAATTGGAAACTTATTTAACAAAGAGAGGTGAAACAAATGAAAAATAG
- a CDS encoding shikimate kinase, giving the protein MKDNIALIGFMGSGKTTIGKLLAKTMEMKFVDIDKIIEATEKKSINDIFKEKGQIYFRDLEREIILQESSRNNCVIATGGGSILDNENVKSLQETSFIVFLDASIECLYLRLKDNTTRPILNGVEDKKQLIEELLEKRKFLYQISANFTIYIDENTSIYETVDKIKESYINS; this is encoded by the coding sequence ATGAAAGATAATATCGCATTAATCGGTTTTATGGGAAGTGGGAAGACAACTATTGGTAAACTTCTCGCAAAAACTATGGAAATGAAATTTGTAGATATAGACAAAATAATAGAAGCCACTGAGAAAAAATCAATAAATGACATTTTTAAAGAAAAGGGGCAAATATATTTTAGAGATTTAGAAAGAGAAATAATTTTGCAAGAATCTTCAAGAAATAATTGTGTGATTGCAACAGGGGGAGGTTCTATTTTAGATAATGAGAATGTAAAAAGTTTGCAAGAAACTTCTTTTATTGTTTTTCTTGATGCAAGTATAGAATGCTTATATTTACGTCTAAAAGATAATACTACTCGTCCCATTTTAAATGGAGTTGAAGATAAAAAACAGCTTATAGAGGAGTTATTAGAAAAAAGAAAATTTCTTTACCAAATATCTGCAAATTTTACAATATACATAGATGAAAACACCAGTATCTATGAAACTGTAGATAAGATAAAAGAAAGTTATATAAATTCTTAA
- the hflX gene encoding GTPase HflX: MVNGNTSGLKEYILNNLDELYNSRIEKGKIINQEIIDYIAEVSNKINREINVAIDRSGKVIDISIGDSSTVNLPVVPVYDRRLSGVRIVHTHPGGNPHLSSVDISALIKLKLDCIVSIGVSDEGVTGYEVAVCSVVNDELTYDRTLVKNLDDFDYLDAIKEVEEALRKRNITEDDKEYALLIGIDDEIYLDELEELASACDVEVVGKFFQKRSKPDPLFLIGSGKIQELALFRQIRKANLLIFDEELSGLQLKMIEEVTGCKVIDRTTLILEIFARRARTREAKLQVELAQLKYRSNRLIGFGITMSRLGGGVGTKGPGEKKLEIDRRVIKKNIAYLNNELENIKKVRNTQREKREESGMPRVSLVGYTNVGKSTLRNVLVDMFPNDKTLKKEEVLSKDMLFATLDTTTRTIELKDKRIVSLTDTVGFIQKLPHDLVESFKSTLEEVIFSDLIIHVADASAKDVIEQIDAVENVLTELNCMDKTKILLLNKIDNATKENSYMMIEQKIDEIKVKYPNYQILIISAKNRFNIDELMTLIKDNLAVKTYDCKVLVPYSKMDVSAKLHRNVIVKSEEFVDEGVFMEVILNEKQYNQFKEYIIE, from the coding sequence ATGGTAAACGGAAATACTTCAGGTTTGAAGGAATATATTTTAAATAATTTGGATGAACTATACAATTCAAGAATAGAAAAAGGAAAAATAATAAATCAAGAGATTATAGATTATATTGCTGAAGTTAGTAATAAAATTAACAGAGAAATAAATGTAGCTATAGATAGAAGCGGTAAGGTAATAGATATTTCAATAGGGGATAGTAGTACAGTAAATCTTCCTGTTGTTCCTGTTTATGATAGAAGACTATCAGGAGTGAGAATAGTTCACACTCATCCAGGTGGAAATCCACATCTTTCTTCTGTTGATATTTCTGCACTTATTAAATTAAAACTAGATTGTATAGTTTCCATTGGAGTAAGTGATGAAGGTGTAACAGGTTATGAAGTTGCTGTATGTTCTGTAGTTAATGATGAGTTGACTTATGATAGAACTTTAGTTAAAAATTTAGATGACTTTGATTATTTAGATGCTATAAAGGAAGTTGAAGAAGCACTTAGAAAAAGAAACATAACAGAAGATGATAAAGAATATGCACTTTTAATAGGTATAGATGATGAGATTTATTTGGATGAGTTAGAAGAGTTAGCATCTGCTTGTGATGTAGAAGTTGTAGGCAAATTCTTTCAAAAGAGAAGTAAGCCTGATCCATTATTTTTAATTGGTTCTGGGAAAATTCAAGAGTTAGCTTTATTTAGACAAATTAGAAAGGCAAATCTTTTAATTTTTGATGAAGAGTTAAGTGGTTTACAATTAAAAATGATAGAAGAAGTAACTGGTTGTAAGGTTATAGATAGAACAACTTTAATCTTAGAAATCTTTGCTAGAAGAGCTAGAACAAGAGAAGCTAAATTACAAGTTGAGTTAGCACAGTTGAAATATAGAAGCAATAGACTTATAGGTTTTGGAATAACTATGTCAAGACTTGGAGGAGGAGTTGGAACAAAAGGTCCTGGAGAAAAGAAACTTGAGATAGATAGAAGAGTAATTAAGAAAAATATAGCTTATTTGAACAATGAACTTGAAAATATAAAAAAGGTTAGAAATACTCAAAGAGAAAAAAGAGAAGAATCAGGAATGCCTAGAGTATCTCTAGTTGGTTATACCAATGTTGGGAAATCTACTTTAAGAAATGTCTTAGTTGATATGTTTCCAAATGACAAAACCCTAAAGAAAGAAGAAGTTTTATCTAAAGATATGCTTTTTGCAACTCTTGATACAACAACAAGAACTATAGAGTTAAAAGATAAAAGAATAGTATCTCTTACAGATACAGTTGGATTTATCCAAAAACTTCCACATGACTTAGTGGAATCTTTTAAGTCAACATTGGAAGAGGTTATTTTTTCTGATTTAATTATCCATGTTGCTGATGCTTCAGCTAAAGATGTAATTGAACAAATAGATGCAGTTGAAAATGTTTTAACAGAATTAAATTGTATGGATAAAACAAAAATTCTTCTTTTAAATAAAATAGATAATGCAACTAAAGAAAATTCATATATGATGATTGAACAAAAAATTGATGAAATAAAGGTGAAATATCCTAATTATCAAATATTGATTATTAGTGCTAAAAATAGATTTAATATTGATGAATTAATGACTTTAATAAAAGATAATTTAGCAGTTAAAACTTATGATTGTAAAGTTTTAGTACCTTATTCAAAAATGGATGTATCAGCTAAATTACATAGAAATGTAATAGTTAAATCTGAGGAATTTGTTGATGAAGGTGTGTTTATGGAAGTTATCTTAAATGAAAAGCAATATAATCAATTCAAAGAATATATAATAGAGTAA
- a CDS encoding WYL domain-containing protein, with protein sequence MSKKIKVTLPQNIYEIIKNDISDFNMTSNYFMNYIFLNLNEKYKNFKGNPAIAEQSKEKSSIQFNLNKESSLIYYDVLRDNNAQNESEFMRSLLIRYATNPKNKRELFIFKESVERINLAIKDKKNVYITFNDDRKVKVSPYYIGSSDLEIANYIFCYDFSEEKYKNYKLNYLKQVYTTSEGAKWEDSDYIEDMIKNFDPFLSKGQIIKVKLSENGKKLLKTIKINRPKLISENGDLFEFEASDEQIKRYFSYFFDEATIIEPIELKEWFIEKYENALKNLKNK encoded by the coding sequence TTGAGTAAAAAAATAAAGGTTACTTTACCTCAAAATATATATGAAATAATAAAAAATGATATTAGTGATTTTAATATGACAAGTAATTATTTTATGAACTATATTTTTCTTAATTTGAATGAAAAATATAAGAATTTTAAGGGTAATCCTGCTATTGCAGAACAGAGTAAGGAAAAATCTAGTATACAATTTAACTTAAATAAAGAGAGTAGCCTAATTTACTATGATGTTTTAAGGGATAATAATGCCCAAAATGAATCTGAGTTTATGAGAAGTTTGCTTATTAGATATGCCACTAATCCTAAAAATAAAAGGGAATTATTTATTTTTAAGGAGTCAGTGGAAAGAATAAATCTAGCAATAAAAGACAAAAAGAATGTATACATTACCTTTAATGATGATAGAAAAGTTAAGGTAAGTCCTTATTATATAGGAAGTTCTGATTTAGAAATAGCTAACTACATTTTTTGTTATGATTTTAGTGAAGAGAAATATAAAAACTATAAGTTAAATTATCTAAAACAAGTTTATACAACTTCTGAAGGAGCTAAGTGGGAAGATAGTGATTACATTGAAGATATGATTAAGAATTTTGATCCTTTCTTATCAAAGGGTCAAATTATAAAAGTAAAGCTTAGTGAAAATGGTAAGAAATTACTTAAAACAATTAAAATTAATAGACCTAAATTAATCAGTGAAAATGGAGATTTATTTGAATTTGAAGCTTCTGATGAGCAAATCAAAAGATATTTTAGTTATTTTTTTGATGAAGCAACAATCATTGAGCCAATTGAATTAAAAGAATGGTTTATTGAAAAATATGAAAATGCTTTAAAAAATTTGAAAAATAAATAG